Proteins encoded in a region of the Alphaproteobacteria bacterium genome:
- a CDS encoding flavin reductase family protein: MQDRAFRRTLGEFATGVAVVTARGRGDDLVGMTMSSFNSVSVDPPLVLFSVDRKALSLPAMQEAKGFAINVLAREQENVSNQFARALSNKWDQVKTSVGHAEAPLISGALAHFECEPYATYDGGDHVIFVVRVVRYSSHPSSPAPLVFFRGRYRDLVDEAERTPEWPLPIHY, from the coding sequence GTGCAGGATCGTGCTTTCAGGCGTACGTTAGGGGAATTTGCGACCGGCGTTGCCGTGGTGACGGCGCGCGGCAGGGGCGATGATCTGGTCGGAATGACGATGAGTTCGTTCAATTCCGTTTCCGTCGATCCTCCGCTTGTCCTCTTTAGCGTCGATCGAAAGGCTCTCAGCCTGCCGGCGATGCAGGAAGCCAAAGGCTTCGCAATCAACGTGCTGGCGCGCGAGCAGGAAAACGTTTCCAATCAATTCGCGCGGGCTCTCTCCAACAAATGGGATCAGGTGAAGACGAGCGTCGGTCATGCCGAAGCTCCGCTGATTTCCGGCGCGCTAGCTCATTTTGAGTGCGAACCCTATGCGACTTACGATGGCGGCGACCACGTTATTTTCGTGGTGCGCGTCGTTCGCTATTCATCGCATCCGTCCTCGCCCGCGCCGCTGGTTTTCTTCCGTGGCCGCTATCGCGATTTGGTTGATGAAGCCGAGCGGACACCCGAGTGGCCACTCCCCATTCATTACTGA
- a CDS encoding thiamine pyrophosphate-binding protein: MNKHQSAQAVTGEAGLRNGGQILVSALRRNGADRMFGVPGESALPIFDAVYEPDAGVRFIMCRHEATASHMAEADGKLSKRPGICVVSRGPGAMQAAIGLHTAWQDSTPMILIVGQVPRSHRGREAFQEMDYSRTFDDMTKWAVEIDSVDRIPEIVSRAFHVAMQGRPGPVVLSIPEDVLSATSSVADAAPATTIDAAPSAQQMADVRRLLQQAQRPLVIVGNLGWNVEAASRFRTFVEQNNLPVVAGFRSQDVLDNRSEQYIGDISLGCSRPLMARVKTADLLLVIGDRLGDVTTNHYSLFDVPTPKQALIHVFPGPEELGRVYVPTLGIPANSSRFAEALAQLDPLDHSSWDAWRAESRLAYVEYQAPRPDFPPFDLAKVIDHLNTALPDDAIVTNGAGNYTVWLHRYYRYRGLGTQIAPKSGTMGYGLPAAVAAQLRHPERRVVCLAGDGCFMMASQEFATVVQQKLPVVIIIVNNTMYGSIRMHQELSFPNRPSGTDLLNPDFAALAKSYGAYGEAIDAHDDFPAAFSRAVNAGGPAIIELRVNRKQLTPDRSL, from the coding sequence ATGAACAAGCATCAATCGGCGCAGGCCGTGACCGGAGAAGCCGGCTTGCGCAATGGCGGGCAAATTCTGGTGTCTGCGTTGCGGCGCAATGGAGCCGATCGCATGTTCGGCGTGCCTGGTGAAAGCGCACTGCCGATTTTCGACGCTGTTTATGAGCCTGATGCTGGTGTCCGGTTCATTATGTGCCGGCACGAGGCGACGGCGTCCCACATGGCGGAGGCTGACGGTAAGCTCTCCAAGCGGCCCGGTATTTGCGTGGTAAGCCGTGGCCCAGGCGCGATGCAGGCGGCGATAGGTTTACATACGGCATGGCAGGATTCCACGCCGATGATCTTGATTGTCGGCCAGGTGCCGCGCAGCCATCGCGGCCGCGAAGCCTTTCAGGAAATGGATTATAGCCGGACGTTCGATGATATGACGAAGTGGGCGGTGGAGATCGACTCCGTCGATCGCATTCCCGAGATTGTCAGCCGTGCTTTCCATGTCGCGATGCAGGGGCGCCCGGGACCAGTGGTCTTGTCGATACCCGAAGACGTGCTGAGCGCGACAAGCAGTGTCGCCGATGCTGCGCCGGCGACGACCATTGATGCCGCGCCGTCGGCCCAACAGATGGCCGATGTACGTCGGCTTCTGCAGCAGGCGCAGCGTCCATTGGTTATTGTTGGGAATCTCGGTTGGAATGTAGAGGCGGCTTCCAGGTTCCGCACCTTCGTGGAGCAAAACAATCTGCCGGTTGTCGCGGGATTCCGGTCGCAGGACGTGCTCGACAATCGCTCCGAACAATATATCGGCGACATCAGCCTCGGTTGCAGCCGGCCGCTGATGGCGCGGGTAAAGACGGCGGACCTGCTTCTTGTGATCGGTGATCGTCTCGGCGACGTCACCACCAATCATTATTCGCTGTTCGATGTGCCGACGCCGAAGCAGGCACTGATTCATGTTTTCCCCGGGCCGGAAGAACTCGGGCGAGTCTATGTGCCGACACTCGGCATTCCTGCCAATTCCTCTCGCTTTGCCGAAGCTCTCGCGCAGCTCGATCCTCTCGATCATTCGTCCTGGGATGCGTGGCGGGCGGAATCGCGTCTGGCCTATGTCGAGTATCAGGCGCCGCGACCGGATTTTCCGCCTTTCGATCTTGCGAAGGTGATTGATCACCTCAACACCGCATTACCTGACGATGCGATCGTAACAAACGGAGCCGGCAATTACACGGTCTGGCTGCACCGTTATTATCGCTATCGCGGCCTTGGCACCCAGATCGCTCCGAAGTCCGGCACCATGGGGTATGGACTGCCCGCCGCGGTCGCCGCGCAACTGCGCCATCCCGAACGCCGGGTTGTCTGTCTCGCCGGGGATGGCTGTTTCATGATGGCCTCGCAGGAATTCGCAACCGTCGTTCAGCAGAAGCTCCCGGTCGTCATCATCATCGTCAACAACACGATGTACGGCTCGATCCGCATGCATCAGGAATTGAGCTTTCCGAACCGCCCCAGCGGGACGGATCTGCTGAATCCGGATTTTGCAGCGCTGGCGAAATCCTATGGTGCGTATGGCGAAGCCATCGACGCACATGACGATTTCCCGGCGGCCTTTTCGCGTGCGGTTAACGCGGGTGGCCCCGCGATCATCGAACTTCGCGTCAACCGCAAGCAACTGACTCCGGATCGCTCGCTCTGA
- a CDS encoding winged helix-turn-helix transcriptional regulator, which produces MPGSTVTKPELMPGGDDAVFRTFIHDFLAFSARVDQCRVGFGERLGISGIAYTTLISIAYLQGEKGVGVSRVAEHLHLSGAFVTIEVSKLVEADLVKKRVNESDRRRVLLTVTPKAKRLLDELASIQAPVNDALFGCLSAAEFALLSSMLARLVPCGDKAVSMLAFTSKWSKAPAVKSANSIEKRKSKRRAA; this is translated from the coding sequence GTGCCGGGATCGACGGTGACAAAACCAGAACTGATGCCCGGAGGGGATGATGCGGTTTTTCGCACCTTCATTCACGACTTTCTGGCATTTAGCGCGCGTGTCGACCAATGCCGGGTTGGATTCGGCGAGCGTCTCGGAATTTCAGGCATCGCATATACGACCCTGATATCGATCGCCTACCTGCAGGGTGAGAAGGGAGTCGGCGTAAGCCGCGTTGCCGAGCACCTTCATCTGTCGGGCGCATTTGTCACCATTGAAGTGTCGAAGCTGGTCGAAGCCGATCTCGTGAAGAAGCGGGTCAACGAAAGCGACCGCCGTCGCGTCTTGCTGACGGTGACGCCCAAAGCGAAGCGGCTGCTCGATGAGCTTGCCAGCATTCAGGCTCCCGTCAACGACGCTCTTTTCGGCTGTCTCAGCGCCGCCGAGTTTGCGCTGTTGTCATCGATGCTGGCGCGCCTCGTCCCTTGCGGCGACAAGGCGGTTTCGATGCTCGCTTTCACGTCGAAGTGGTCGAAGGCGCCAGCTGTGAAGTCTGCGAATTCCATAGAGAAGCGCAAAAGCAAAAGGCGTGCAGCCTGA
- a CDS encoding aldehyde dehydrogenase family protein, whose amino-acid sequence MMQNFDVISCFIGGKSEQGGNYFEKRYPATGEVIAKVVESDQAQVDRAVDAARKALSGPWKNTTMLERAAFLERLANKLDEHIDELVAEEIKDTGKPITATRNVEIPRAIANFRAFAAIAREDHLKPFQTNMLAGGVADNMVLRQPIGVIGIVAPWNLPLLLLTWKVAPALVCGNTIVVKPSEHSPRTAVLLAKIAHAVGLPDGVLNVVHGHGADAAGSFLVSHSDVGAITFTGETRTGEVIMKAAAMGPRPVSLELGGKNAAVIFDDADFDAAAAGTVRSMFDNCGQVCLTTERIFVHRKIFAPFVERLADLTKKLQPGDPHLAVTTLGPAISDIQRDKVLGFYRRAEQEGAQVVTGGGALQMPASFADGYWVAPTIWTGLPDDAEVCQREVFGPCGHISVFDDDDEVVKRVNNSSYGLASTVWTKNMERARKVATEIETGTVWVNCWRVRDERAAFGGFKRSGIGREGGTWSLDFYSELKTVCAYTS is encoded by the coding sequence ATGATGCAAAACTTCGACGTGATTTCGTGTTTCATCGGCGGCAAGAGCGAGCAGGGCGGCAACTATTTCGAGAAGCGCTATCCGGCGACCGGAGAGGTCATTGCGAAGGTGGTCGAGTCGGACCAGGCGCAGGTTGATCGTGCTGTCGATGCTGCGCGCAAAGCGCTGTCAGGTCCCTGGAAGAACACCACCATGCTCGAGCGTGCTGCGTTCCTGGAACGCCTTGCAAACAAGCTCGATGAGCACATCGATGAACTCGTCGCCGAAGAAATCAAGGATACCGGGAAGCCCATAACCGCGACCCGTAATGTCGAAATTCCGCGCGCTATCGCGAATTTCCGGGCGTTCGCGGCGATTGCCCGCGAAGATCATCTCAAGCCATTTCAGACGAATATGCTCGCGGGAGGCGTCGCGGACAACATGGTGCTGCGACAGCCAATCGGAGTCATCGGGATTGTCGCGCCGTGGAATCTCCCGCTGCTGCTTCTGACCTGGAAGGTTGCGCCAGCGCTTGTCTGCGGCAACACCATTGTCGTGAAGCCTTCGGAGCATTCACCGCGCACCGCTGTTCTGCTGGCTAAAATCGCGCATGCGGTCGGGCTGCCTGATGGCGTGCTCAACGTCGTGCACGGTCACGGCGCGGATGCGGCCGGAAGTTTCCTCGTGTCGCATTCCGATGTCGGTGCGATCACGTTCACGGGCGAAACACGAACGGGCGAGGTAATCATGAAGGCTGCGGCCATGGGTCCGCGCCCGGTTTCGCTTGAACTTGGTGGAAAGAACGCCGCGGTCATTTTCGATGATGCTGACTTCGATGCCGCAGCTGCGGGTACGGTCCGCTCCATGTTCGACAATTGCGGGCAGGTGTGTCTGACGACCGAGCGCATCTTTGTGCATCGCAAGATATTTGCGCCGTTTGTCGAGCGTCTTGCGGATCTCACGAAGAAGCTTCAGCCGGGCGACCCGCACCTTGCGGTGACGACCTTGGGGCCGGCGATCAGTGATATTCAACGCGACAAGGTTCTGGGCTTTTACCGCCGGGCCGAGCAGGAAGGCGCCCAGGTCGTCACCGGCGGAGGCGCGTTGCAGATGCCTGCGTCTTTCGCGGATGGCTATTGGGTCGCGCCGACGATCTGGACCGGCCTGCCTGACGATGCGGAAGTCTGTCAAAGAGAGGTGTTCGGCCCCTGCGGACATATTTCGGTTTTCGATGATGACGACGAAGTCGTGAAGCGGGTCAACAATTCGAGTTACGGTCTCGCATCGACGGTGTGGACGAAAAACATGGAGCGGGCACGCAAGGTCGCCACGGAAATCGAAACCGGGACGGTATGGGTGAACTGCTGGCGGGTGCGCGATGAGCGGGCGGCTTTCGGCGGCTTCAAGCGTTCAGGCATCGGCCGGGAAGGCGGGACGTGGTCGCTCGATTTCTACTCCGAATTGAAGACGGTTTGCGCTTATACGTCGTGA